Proteins encoded within one genomic window of Branchiostoma floridae strain S238N-H82 unplaced genomic scaffold, Bfl_VNyyK Sc7u5tJ_335, whole genome shotgun sequence:
- the LOC118408679 gene encoding uncharacterized protein LOC118408679 isoform X2: MATPSPELMPLWAGLAVSGSVLIATVAAVVTYCHSRQQTRRDQRLRARLSRVNEQLSKLYGPLYGNRLANHKAYAQALGTHSTLDSYLNDALQTWQMDRHTGSMMLSRWRTFLFYIMYPLDLKAEEIIRDNIHLCEGHFPQGFADFLFHTNYLRIVLSHWQLRKDGTLDTELEYAQEDDFYRENNGGFAFHYPIFDQLDVFVKDTYESLLLHQQGLLKALKEGDSGEVGTVLVSPRGAEQATEVTEVYPIYVPVGPAKGGKGATNGHGSVRKDIEDRDALTMEPDDAPEPYEVPEEPSRKSPDRDAVKKGKMEDKLQELRQELQSVVYVPNQ; this comes from the exons ATGGCTACACCTTCGCCAGAG CTCATGCCCCTGTGGGCGGGTCTGGCGGTGAGCGGTTCCGTGCTGATCGCCACCGTGGCGGCCGTGGTGACGTACTGCCACTCCCGACAGCAGACCCGCCGCGACCAGCGTCTCCGGGCCAGACTGAGCCGTGTCAACGAGCAACTCTCCAAACTGTACGGGCCCCTGTACGGCAACAGGCTGGCCAATCACAAGGCGTACGCCCAGGCCTTGGGCACACATTCCACCCTTGACTCGTACCTGAACGACGCTCTACAAACCTGGCAGATGGACCGACATACCGGCAGCATGATGCTGTCACGATGGCGGACATTCCTTTTCTACATCATGTACCCGTTAGACCTAAAGGCAGAGGAGATCATTCGCGACAACATCCACCTGTGCGAGGGACATTTTCCCCAGGGATTCGCTGACTTCCTCTTCCACACCAACTATCTGCGCATCGTCCTGTCTCACTGGCAGCTCAGGAAAGACGGGACTCTGGACACAGAGCTGGAGTACGCTCAAGAGGACGACTTCTACCGCGAGAACAACGGTGGATTCGCCTTCCATTACCCTATATTCGACCAGCTGGACGTGTTCGTGAAGGACACATATGAGAGTCTGCTGCTGCATCAGCAGGGTTTGCTGAAGGCCCTGAAGGAGGGCGACAGCGGTGAGGTTGGAACAGTTCTTGTCAGTCCTCGTGGCGCCGAACAAGCAACGGAAGTTACCGAAGTCTATCCGATCTATGTCCCCGTTGGCCCTGCCAAGGGAGGCAAGGGAGCTACAAACGGCCATGGCAGTGTTCGCAAGGACATTGAAGACCGAGACGCTCTAACCATGGAACCTGATGAC GCTCCTGAACCATACGAGGTACCGGAGGAGCCCAGCAGGAAGTCACCAGACAGGGATGCAGTCAAGAAAGGGAAGATGGAGGACAAGCTCCAGGAACT TCGACAGGAGCTACAGAGTGTGGTGTATGTACCAAACCAGTGA
- the LOC118408681 gene encoding uncharacterized protein LOC118408681 isoform X1 translates to MSSFVLFVIVVLEVRGHNIHTAFSCADLPDGTYADPDVCTTYHLCHSRINYTLRCPEGQVWDRWLHHCRLADISKCCRGDGCLESGEVVAEEVVAGLSRRVESLERENERPNQLMEQVAAENIQLRNELELLKAKVDSLDGRLVPGLDIPLPTAVFAVRVVSAGFDDSAAEGGCAEVWVGGHQQALNRRGINVVIVEEISGQTEDSQRFDTYGDPEAGVKLRDYLRAVTTGRVVLIAVKDEGSKYAADAMEELRNVGTTLPTMGYRESWAIIGKKGSKTSWFVEDRRQRYHGPTVVEALIPVSA, encoded by the exons ATGTCGTCTTTCGTTCTCTTTGTAATCGTCGTcttggaggtcagaggtcacaataTTCATACAG CATTCTCATGTGCCGACCTACCGGACGGCACTTACGCAGATCCCGATGTCTGCACGACCTATCACCTCTGCCACTCCAGAATCAACTACACCCTGCGATGTCCTGAGGGACAGGTGTGGGACAGGTGGTTGCACCACTGCCGCCTAGCGGACATTTCGAAATGTTGCAGAG GTGACGGCTGTTTGGAGTCCGGGGAAGTAGTGGCTGAAGAGGTGGTTGCCGGACTGTCCAGAAGAGTGGAAAGTCTTGAAAGAGAAAACGAGAGACCGAATCAGCTGATGGAACAGGTGGCTGCTGAAAATATTCAACTGCGTAACGAGCTAGAGCTCCTGAAGGCGAAAGTTGACAGTCTAGACGGTAGACTGGTGCCGGGACTCG ATATTCCCCTTCCTACCGCTGTGTTTGCGGTGAGGGTTGTGTCGGCAGGGTTTGATGACTCGGCTGCTGAGGGGGGCTGTGCTGAAGTCTGGGTGGGCGGTCATCAGCAAGCTCTCAATC GCAGAGGGATCAATGTGGTGATAGTGGAGGAGATCTCTGGACAGACTGAGGATTCCCAGCGCTTCGACACTTATGGTGACCCCGAGGCAGGGGTCAAACTCAGGGACTACCTGCGCGCTGTGACGACG GGGCGAGTCGTGTTGATAGCGGTTAAAGATGAAGGAAGCAAGTACGCAGCCGATGCTATGGAGGAACTTCGAAATGTGGGGACAACTTTGCCAACCATGG GATATCGAGAGTCTTGGGCAATAATCGGCAAGAAGGGAAGTAAAACTTCGTGGTTTGTGGAGGACAGAAGACAGAGGTACCACGGACCGACAGTCGTCGAGGCACTCATACCAGTATCAGCATAG
- the LOC118408679 gene encoding uncharacterized protein LOC118408679 isoform X1: MATPSPELMPLWAGLAVSGSVLIATVAAVVTYCHSRQQTRRDQRLRARLSRVNEQLSKLYGPLYGNRLANHKAYAQALGTHSTLDSYLNDALQTWQMDRHTGSMMLSRWRTFLFYIMYPLDLKAEEIIRDNIHLCEGHFPQGFADFLFHTNYLRIVLSHWQLRKDGTLDTELEYAQEDDFYRENNGGFAFHYPIFDQLDVFVKDTYESLLLHQQGLLKALKEGDSGEVGTVLVSPRGAEQATEVTEVYPIYVPVGPAKGGKGATNGHGSVRKDIEDRDALTMEPDDVSLYLPANSLRGNGMTSVTSRESGDRVTEVEAPEPYEVPEEPSRKSPDRDAVKKGKMEDKLQELRQELQSVVYVPNQ; encoded by the exons ATGGCTACACCTTCGCCAGAG CTCATGCCCCTGTGGGCGGGTCTGGCGGTGAGCGGTTCCGTGCTGATCGCCACCGTGGCGGCCGTGGTGACGTACTGCCACTCCCGACAGCAGACCCGCCGCGACCAGCGTCTCCGGGCCAGACTGAGCCGTGTCAACGAGCAACTCTCCAAACTGTACGGGCCCCTGTACGGCAACAGGCTGGCCAATCACAAGGCGTACGCCCAGGCCTTGGGCACACATTCCACCCTTGACTCGTACCTGAACGACGCTCTACAAACCTGGCAGATGGACCGACATACCGGCAGCATGATGCTGTCACGATGGCGGACATTCCTTTTCTACATCATGTACCCGTTAGACCTAAAGGCAGAGGAGATCATTCGCGACAACATCCACCTGTGCGAGGGACATTTTCCCCAGGGATTCGCTGACTTCCTCTTCCACACCAACTATCTGCGCATCGTCCTGTCTCACTGGCAGCTCAGGAAAGACGGGACTCTGGACACAGAGCTGGAGTACGCTCAAGAGGACGACTTCTACCGCGAGAACAACGGTGGATTCGCCTTCCATTACCCTATATTCGACCAGCTGGACGTGTTCGTGAAGGACACATATGAGAGTCTGCTGCTGCATCAGCAGGGTTTGCTGAAGGCCCTGAAGGAGGGCGACAGCGGTGAGGTTGGAACAGTTCTTGTCAGTCCTCGTGGCGCCGAACAAGCAACGGAAGTTACCGAAGTCTATCCGATCTATGTCCCCGTTGGCCCTGCCAAGGGAGGCAAGGGAGCTACAAACGGCCATGGCAGTGTTCGCAAGGACATTGAAGACCGAGACGCTCTAACCATGGAACCTGATGACGTAAGTCTGTACCTACCCGCCAACAGTCTCCGCGGAAATGGCATGACCAGTGTCACGTCACGTGAAAGTGGCGACAGGGTGACTGAAGTCGAA GCTCCTGAACCATACGAGGTACCGGAGGAGCCCAGCAGGAAGTCACCAGACAGGGATGCAGTCAAGAAAGGGAAGATGGAGGACAAGCTCCAGGAACT TCGACAGGAGCTACAGAGTGTGGTGTATGTACCAAACCAGTGA
- the LOC118408681 gene encoding uncharacterized protein LOC118408681 isoform X2 — translation MSSFVLFVIVVLEVRGHNIHTAFSCADLPDGTYADPDVCTTYHLCHSRINYTLRCPEGQVWDRWLHHCRLADISKCCRGDGCLESGEVVAEEVVAGLSRRVESLERENERPNQLMEQVAAENIQLRNELELLKAKVDSLDGRLVPGLGRGINVVIVEEISGQTEDSQRFDTYGDPEAGVKLRDYLRAVTTGRVVLIAVKDEGSKYAADAMEELRNVGTTLPTMGYRESWAIIGKKGSKTSWFVEDRRQRYHGPTVVEALIPVSA, via the exons ATGTCGTCTTTCGTTCTCTTTGTAATCGTCGTcttggaggtcagaggtcacaataTTCATACAG CATTCTCATGTGCCGACCTACCGGACGGCACTTACGCAGATCCCGATGTCTGCACGACCTATCACCTCTGCCACTCCAGAATCAACTACACCCTGCGATGTCCTGAGGGACAGGTGTGGGACAGGTGGTTGCACCACTGCCGCCTAGCGGACATTTCGAAATGTTGCAGAG GTGACGGCTGTTTGGAGTCCGGGGAAGTAGTGGCTGAAGAGGTGGTTGCCGGACTGTCCAGAAGAGTGGAAAGTCTTGAAAGAGAAAACGAGAGACCGAATCAGCTGATGGAACAGGTGGCTGCTGAAAATATTCAACTGCGTAACGAGCTAGAGCTCCTGAAGGCGAAAGTTGACAGTCTAGACGGTAGACTGGTGCCGGGACTCG GCAGAGGGATCAATGTGGTGATAGTGGAGGAGATCTCTGGACAGACTGAGGATTCCCAGCGCTTCGACACTTATGGTGACCCCGAGGCAGGGGTCAAACTCAGGGACTACCTGCGCGCTGTGACGACG GGGCGAGTCGTGTTGATAGCGGTTAAAGATGAAGGAAGCAAGTACGCAGCCGATGCTATGGAGGAACTTCGAAATGTGGGGACAACTTTGCCAACCATGG GATATCGAGAGTCTTGGGCAATAATCGGCAAGAAGGGAAGTAAAACTTCGTGGTTTGTGGAGGACAGAAGACAGAGGTACCACGGACCGACAGTCGTCGAGGCACTCATACCAGTATCAGCATAG